taattaaaaaaaaaaaatttgatatcaaaattggacaaaagtatattcatacagttcttacacatgtgtaattgacaaaaaaagcgaaagaaattcgaaaaaaggcccagaaagcacttttttaaggggtaaaaagtttttgaaaaaaatatcattttttcaaaatttttcttttggatgttgacttgggttgcatttccaatatgaaaaacccaggtggagcgcactcgccccctgttggatttttgaggtgttacaattggcaattgccatatggcatttgccatatactttgcacgaatcaacgccgctttgggtggtattggacatcgtgtacatggtttgtccaatgccaatatcttgacattcatttttgtacaaatcaggggggtattcccttacattacGGAATATACCTACCTAGCTAGCTGGCAAGTTATTTTCTTTTGCTTCTCATCCAACTGGTGTGTTAGCTAGCTTGCCCTGCAGGCTTTctactagctagctgctactgaTTTACTTGACTGGTTTTAGAACTCTGAGATTCAGAGGAGACACATCCTTGGATTTTATTGGGCAGAAATGTACACAACCTTTGAATACATTGTGAATTCAATCAAAACTGTTGCACCTACAAACGTATCCAGTCCAAATGTATCTAAGTATAATGGTCACCTAATGGAAGCTGTCGCCTCATTTTAATCCGACATCTTAAATTTGAGATAGGTTTAGGCGAAAAATTTATCGGACTACCCTAATGCTAATGGCCAAGTCAAAAATCCGGTATAGTGGTTCTCGGTAACAGCAGGACAGTCATGAGGAGAGGCAGGGAGTGTGTTGTGTACATCTAATCAAGTTGATTTGGGAATCTTCATCGACATTGGTGTCGTATTGGCTTAGATATGACGGAAGAGAGATTAAACATTGAGCTTTAACCAATTCATACCGTAGCGACTACAATGATGCCTAGAGCTGAAAGAGATTTTTATGTACTGTTATATACATTATATTTCAAGGTCTCCCAGGCCCAGCTGCATCCATCCTTTCAAAAATGAATGCTGAATGTATGTCATATTGTAGTCATTACATGTGCGCATTCAGTCAATGTATTGAATATGCAGGATATCATTTTAGCGGTGGATGCCGCTTCTCCAGCCCATGTAAATGTAATTAGAATATGGGTGATCTAGTATTAGCCATTAAAATACCTCGACCTGAACTGGCTGCTTAGCAACAGGGGCTGGTCATGTGAAGCAGCAAGGGTCGTGTTAATTAGGCTCCAAACGGAAGaacacagactgaaacagggagcagggagggactaCCAACAAGAACCACTTGTTTTCATTTTTAAATGGTTTGCTACAGTCTGCCCTAATGACTAAAACCCTGGTCTAGAACGAAGGGTGATGTATGAGAATTCATCCTGCTTCACAACCAGTCCAGTTCATACTCAATAAGCATCTAAGACCATACTCATCAAATGCTCTTCATTCTCcaataaaacattaaaataatGTGGGAAAGCTCCTTCAAAACATTTTAGTGATGAACATTCTACCGTCTTTATGTAATGTTAATAGTTGGGAGTAAATAGTTTTCATGGTCCATTAGGTCATATATTCATATGAAGGGGATTTTTACATGGACCATCCAGACCCACAGAGGGCGTTGTTCTGCCTTGGCACTACATTGTTCATCATGACAATAATAATGGCAGCACAGTGTGAGAGGTTCTTCCTGGAGAGTCATCCATCTAGAGAGGTGCAGGTTATAAGAATGCCCTTTTAACCCCAAATGAATGGAAGTGGACCTCGTTAACACAATGTTTTCACACCCAAGACTGTTTCCCTGTTTTATAGTCCATTCACACGTCCCATGAAACATATCCTTCATCCAAATGGAACAGCTGGAGCAATAACGGCAATAACAGGTCTCTTGCCCCCATGCATCATCAGTGTGTTTGTGCCTCAACACAAAATACAGTCTCGGTCTCAGCCGCCTTTTTCATTCCCTGGCTCTCTTGtccccccctgcccccccccccttctttttctctctcagcaggcagtctctctctctcagcattcaCAGCAAGGACACAAATGAGATCAGCCCTGGAATGTCCCCACACTGTATGCCACGGAGGAGGACAGATATTCTCATGGGAAATGTGGGTATGTCTGTTCCGTACTTGTGTCTTACTTTTTCTGTTTGTTGCATATTTgcgtttctcacacacacacacacacacacacacacacacacacacacacacacatctactttAGGCTATTCCATTCCATTGCCCAATTGCCCAACAGCGAGGGAGTTCTGCCTCTCTACAGCACGGTAGGGACCGTGCAGGCTTTTATTTCCTCCACCCAGCCAGGCGATGATGCTGctgaggacgtgtgtgtgtgtgtctctgtatatactttcatgtttgtgtgtctattctctctccctctcacacaaacagatagagagggagagagaaagcaagagagagagagcaagaatgaaagagagagagagagagagagagactcctccCCTCACTCTTCCCAACCGAGCACCAGGGTCCAGCCTGATTTTTAGATTTTCACAGCTGTGGGCAACTGATTCACCgccctccatccttccattcaGGCCTGGCCCACATCACAAGCCAGCAGTGAGGCTACAATCAAACAAGCAGTGGGGGCCTCTTGGGGAGCACTGATGCCCAGGAATGAGCTAATGTGCTCCAATAATGAAGCACGGGTAAATCTGGGAAATAAACCAGTTTTCTGCATCATTTAGGTCTGGGTCTGCCTGGTATCTTAACCCATACCGTTCACACTGgatatacagtagcagtcaaacatttggacacaccggTGGAATCATATGTAAAaacatcataactatgaaataacacatatgtaatcatgtagtaaccacaagtgttaaacaaatcaaaatctattttgtatttgagattcttcaaagtagacacactttgccttgatgacagctgtaaTGGGATATTTTCTCAATTCCATCCAATAAATATGACCACTGCCCTGTCGATAGAGGGGCTATTTCGGAGACACACCCACCACAGGCTTTACTGCACGTCCGTAGAGATGATGGCAGAGTGGCACTTCGGATTGCATGTTTACAAACAAAAGGATGCTACCTCGTTCAAGCATATAAAACTTACAGACCTTCTTAAATAAAAGATGGGAAAACGAAAATGTTCCTTAAAATTCCTCTAATTCTAACAACTTATAAGTGCAATAAATGAAGGCTATTGTGTGCACTAAATTCAAGATATCATGTGAGTAAGTGAGCAAGTCAAGACTCCTCCTCGTAGGCCCGACTTCCTCCCTCAAATAACCTTTCCTCCTCCTGTATCCACCGCACTGGCCGCAAGGGGGGTATTCATCTCCAATAATGGCTACGCActaataattaaataaataatgctCTGGTTATTGTATACAAATACAAATTGGCTATTTGGCTCCaacaacagctttgcacactcttggcattctctcaaccagcttcacctggaatgttttccaaacagtcttgaaggagttcccacatatgctgagcacttggcctcctgagtggcgcagcggtctaaggcactgcatctcagtgcaagaggcgtcactatagtacctggtttgaattcaggctgtatcacatccggccgtgattgggagtcccatagggcggtgcactattggcccagcgtcgtcgggagtaggccgtcattgtaaataagaatttgttctcaactgacttgtctagttaaataaaggttcaatgaaaaaaaataaaggcaaagagtggctactttgacgaatctcaaatacaaaatatattttgatttgtttaacacttttttggttactacatgattccatgtgttatttaatagttttgatgacttTGTCATTGACCAATGTTTGAAAGACTGCAGGTGAGTTataatacaatgtagaaaatagtaaaaataaagaaaaaacattgaatgagtgggtgtgtccaaacttttgactggtactgtacgtcaGAATGTAAACCAAACTAGTTGCAACTGGTATTCCTGTGACATAAGGATGGACCCAGGTGCAGCGAAGAGACCAGatgaggaatcagtggttaaggataaacataCTTTCCTGAGGAACAGTAGCcgcaggatcacagtacacttAGGGGGAACCAACAACTAAGTCTCGAAAAATCACTCAGGAACCAACCGACCACCCACAGTAAACAATTCTAGCTTctgcaaaggacaacagaaaacacacctcttttaacagggaaatcatGAGTGAATTGGACACACCTGAGTGtcgttaatgtctctaggacggtctctgccACCCTCTGGTGACTGGTGGAATTCCACGCTCCATCAGAGGTAATATTTTGGTATAATTCTGGAGATTCCCCTGGGCAGGACTAATCAAGTGTACTCTATGTGGGCTACcaatataatcaaatcaaatcaaatacaattttatttgtcacatacacatggttagcagatgttaatgcgagtgtagcgaaatgcttgtgcttctagttccgacaatgcagtaataaccaacaagtgatctaactaacaattccaaaactactgtcttatacacagtgtaaggggataaagaatatgtacataaagatatatggatgagtgatggtacagagcagcataggcaagatacagtagatggtatcgagtacagtatatacatatgagatgagtatgtaaacaaagtggcagtagattatatatagagtacagtatatacgtatacatatgagatgaataatgtagggtatgtaaacattatattaggtagcattgtttaaagtggctagtgatatattttacatcatttcccatcaattcccattattaaagtggctggagttgagtcagtgtgttggcagcagccactcaatgttagtgatggctgtttaacagtctgatgaccttgagatagaagctgtttttcagtctctcggtccctgctttgatgcacctgtactgacctcgccttctggatgatagcggggtgaacaggcagtggctcgggtggttgttgtcattgatgatctttatggccttcctgtaacatcgggtggtgtaggtgtcctggggggcaggtagtttgcccccggtgatgcgttgtgcagatctcactaccctctggagagccttacggttgtgggcggagcagttgccgtaccaggcggtgatacagcccgccaggatgctctcgattgtgcatctgtagaagtttgtgagtgcttttggtgacaagccaaatttcttcagcctcctgaggttgaagaggcgctgctgcgccttcttcacgatgctgactgtgtgagtggaccaattcagtttgtctgtgatgtgtatgccgaggaacttaaaacttactaccctctccactactgttccatcgatgtggataggggggtgttccctctgctgtttcctgaagtccacaatcatctccttagttttgttgacgttgagtgtgaggttattttcctgacaccacactccaagggccctcatctcctccctgtaggccgtctcgtcgttgttggtaatcaagcctaccactgttgtttcgtccgcaaacttgatgattgagttggaggcgtgcgtggccacgcagtcgtgggtgaacaaggagtacaggagagggctcagaacgcacccttgtggggccccagtgttgaggatcagcggggtggagatgttgttgcctaccctcaccacctggggtcaggaagtccagtacccagttgcacagggcggggtcgagacccagggtctcgagcttgatgacgagcttggagggtactatggtgttgaatgccgagctgtagtcgatgaacagcattctcacataggtattcctcttgtccagatgggttagggcagtgtgcagtgtggttgagattgcatcgtctgtggacctatttgggcggttagcaaattggagtgggtctagggtgtcaggtagggtgaaggtgatatggtccttgactagtctctcaaagcacttcatgatgacggaagtgagtgctacggggcggtagtcgtttagctcagttaccttagctttctatATGTACTTGCGTGCAAGCAGACATGCACTCTGTCATATATGTAATATTTTGTCTCAGCAGAAATGTCATACTGTAGTAGTCAAATCTCTAGTGAACGGTGTGTAGGCTATCTACCTACACGCATGCAAGCATACATACAGGCATCTCTTGAGACAACACCCACGTGAGTATGACACACAACATCAACCCATGTAGCTACGAAACACTGCAGGGTACAGTATTCTGCACTACCATGATGCGTTTTCCATTTGTTATTCCCCCTCCCCCATAGCATGGTTGCCATCCATGCCCTACTTTACGGTGCAGTAAACAGGTATGTCTCCAGCCAGCTACAGTCTGAGTGCATGGCAGGGAGGTGGAGCACCCCTCGTCTCCATAACCCACTCTCCACCACGCAGCCAGACGGAGAGCACTTAAGTCATATCAGCTGCCTCTTTAGGGGGACGAGTGGATTTGACGGCAGGGATGCAGGGAGGGGTGTCTGGCACGCTGGTTGGCTTTGTGTGTTTGAGGAACTCCTGTAGCAAATGTGCGTTTTTTTCATTCTTCCATGCAGCCGAGATCTGGCCTAGCCTCAGCCCGGAGTAAAATGCATCTGAACTCGACTGTGGCAGCTGAGCTCATTACAGTCCTCGAAACCCACAAGGCTGACAGGCCAGTTAGCTCCCAGAGTTACTCTTAATCTAATCAGCCGTTTCAACATCATATTTTTCATAGTAAGTGTATTTGGCCAGCTATACAGCAATATCTAGCATCCAACACCATCCTTGGTTAAAAGAATCCCATATGCCGAGAGCCTAACTAAAGGGTAGATTCTGTCATTGCAAAGGGGTGCTTGAAATCAATGGCGTACATGCATATACATACTAATACATTGTTTCATGAGGGTGCTTCTGCAAAGGCAACACCCTCCCTGGAGCCACCCATGAGAATTATCTGGGGGGTTTTGCCAAAATTACCACTGAACAGGAAATATTACAGActgactttattgaagaatcccatCACCTGAGAGCCTCTCAGATAATATAgaatttctaaaatgtattactaCAAGTGCTTTTCAAGATACCCAAAGTCACTTTACATAATTAGCAATAATCATCAAGATAAGGCAATAGAATCTCATTAAAATCAGCAAAAATCTAAAAGTACACTAAACATGAGGGGAGTAACGTTAGAACATGAATTCTCTCCCAGTCGGTAGATATTACAGCTTTCTGGAACACATGAATGGAATTTGCATCCAGCAGGGTGAATCATTCTGCCCGAAGTCCCCTGGGAAAGAGGGTAATATTTTTGTTTAAATGTAGCGAAAAAAGGAacacattacctttaaaatgtatttttacatcTATCAAAATCTTTGATGAATAACGTGAGGGAGAGTGCTCTGGCGACAGCATCGTACCTCCATAGTTCATCTCCATACAATGCTCACGGCCATTCGTGTTGTCGTTCCCAGCAACATGGATGTAGTTATCGGGTTGCCCCTTGCCCCAGTTCTGGTAGCTAAACCTGGACCCATCGCTCCACAGCCAAAGACCCTCCTAAAGAGCATACAAGCAGATGTGTAACCAGCAGACACTATACATTATATAAAAATGATTTAACCACGTTTTGAAGcgacagtgtttgtttacaattacattgtttacaaacaatggagtaaaacaagcttatatttcgGGTAAGGCACCACTAGGCATTTATAATTATATTCTAAAAGAATCAACGCATCTTACTGTATAGGTTTCAGGAGTGTTAAACAGAGTGTTTCTGACCTTGATGGCATCGTTGGCTCCAATCCAGGTGCGCTGGGCTCCATTGGCACTACTTTGGATGACTGTTCGGAGGAAGTTATACTGGGAGAGGCTGTGCACTGACGCCAGGTTACCTCCCAATAGCAAACAGTAATGctgaaaagagacagagagagagaatcacacaAAGGTAgaatattttgtttttatttttataacctttattttgacaggtaAGTCATACTGAGACTGGGGtttcttttacagatgagccctgcatAAATACTATCAAACACCtacaatatacattataaaacatgtgaACAACAGACACATTTATCCACATAGATGTCTCCAATATTTACTCTGAACTGACAAAGTGGGACCAGGACATGTAATTTTAGAGAGCTCCGTAAGGTGTTCCACATGAAGAGCACAAACAAACTAAATGCAGCTTTATTCAACTCTGTGGAGACCTTAGGGGCCTCCAGTGTTATCCAAGTCTGGGACTGGGTTTGGTTATTTGGAAGTCTAAATTGAATTAATAATGATAGATATATGGGAAGTTTCTGCATGAGTATCTAAATATAAAGAGAAGGAATAGCATGTCAAGTTTTAGTTTAGCAACCTTGTTAAACACACTAATCCTATGATGTTTAGAATGAGTAAATCTGGCCCTAAATATGGACATTTACAGGTACCTCTGCCTCTGGCCATTTGGCCATGATGGGGACGTAGTGATAGCAGTGTGTCCTATATCTGTGCCAACCAGGTGGGCATGACGAACTCCTGGTTTGTAGTCCCCCTTTCTCCTTCGCTCCCATCTCCTCAGACTCTGTAGGGGGGAGAGATATCATGCAGTATCATGATGAAATTATTAGTTCCGACATCACAATCTGAGTGGTCAAAAGTGCGTTCCAACAGTGATGTTACTGAACACTGCACCACAGCTATCTGTGCGTTATCAGTCCATTAACATTAGCAGACCAACGCAATATTATAGCTTTCTGCAGGTTTCAGAAATTTTGTTGATATGGGATTGAGGAAGGCATTTTACCAATTGGCAGGTTGCGTATCAGGTTCTCAATAATTTGATTCTCTGTGTCATTCAGATCCCCTAcaacaaagagagacaaagacagaggaaAGATTCATACTCATGTGCTCTTTAGCGTGTAGAATGATATAATCAAACTGCATCTGATGAGTGAACAGGTAATCAAACCATTGATAAGAATACCTCTACTACCTACACATCATTAAACACCTCTTATCTGCGCTGTAACTAAAAGGAGTACACTTAAAATATGGTGGAAACTATGAGGTGTATCTCTCTTACTTGCATCACCCAGAGTAAAGGCAGCGCTGAGAAGCAGAAATATGGTCAACATCGTCATGGTGATACTCTCCTGAGAAAAatagaaaacgagagagagagggaaagacttATGACAAATTCAGCGTCAGACTGAATACTTTAGAACGTAGGCGGAGGTGACTATAGTGGACTTACCTGATGTATAAGGAATCTCTGGTAGGTTCTGTTCTGTTGGAGAAAGGGGAGCAGCTATATACACCTGACCACAAGGAAGTAACTATAGTTTATCAATAGTTAACTCATATATTATCCATTTCCTTCTCATGGTGAGTTTATCAATCAAAAagaggagcaaagtacagagagagagatctgtactttgctcatatacagtgcattcggaaagtattcagaccccttgactttttccacattttgttacattgcagccttattctaaaatggatttaatagtttttttccccctcatcaatctacacacaataccccataattacaaagctgAAACtgaaatgtacataagtattcagaccatttactcagtactttgttgaagcaccttttgtcagcgattacagtctcgagtcttcttggatataacgctagaagcttggcacacctgtatttggggacttttTCCCATTGTCCTCTGCAGATcgtctcaagctgtcaggttggatggggagtgttgctgcatagctattttcaggtctctccagagaggttCGATTGCGTTCAAATCCAGGctccggctgggccactcaaggtcattcaTAGACaaacctgcattgtcttggccgtgtgcttaaggtcatgttggaagttgaaccttcaccccagtctgaggtcctgagcgctctgctctctatactttgctccgttcatctttccctcgatcctgactagtctcccagtccctgccgctgaaaaacatcccgacagcatgatgcttccaccacgcttcaccgtagggatggtgccaggtttcctccagacgtgacgcttggcattcaggccaaagagttcaatcttggtttcatcagaccagaaaatattgtttctcatggtttgagagtcctttaggagactttttgcaaactccaagcaggttttcatctgcattttactgaggagtggtttctgtctggccactctaccataaaggcctgattggtggagtgctgcagagatggttgtccttctggaaggttctcccatctccacagaagaactctggagctctgtcagaatgacaatcgggttgttggtcacctccctgataaaggcccttctcccccaatggctcagtttggctgggttgccagctctaggaagagtcttggtggattcaaacttcttccatttaagaatgatggaggccactgtgttattggggaccttcaatgctgcagaaatgttttggtaccgttccccaaatcggtgcctcgacacaatcctgtctcagagctctacggacaattccttccacctcaggcttgctttttgctctgacatgcactgtcaactgtgcgacctaatatagacaggagtgtgccttttcaaatcatgtccaatcaattgactttaccacaggtggactccaatcaagtcatagaaacagctcaaggatgatcaatggaaacaggatgcaccggagctcaatttcgagtctcatagcggagggtctgaatacttatgtaaatatggtatttctgtttttttttttacatttgcaaactttctaaaaacctgtttttgctttgtcattatgggatattgtgtgtagattgatgaggacatttttttatttcatcaattttagaataaggctgtaacatagcaaaatgtgggaaaagggaaggggtctgaataccttcagATTGCACTGtataccagtggtggaaaaagtactcatttgttatacttgagtaaaagtcaagatACCTTAATTGAAAATtgctcaagtgaaagtcacccggtaaaatactacttgagtaaaagtatttcattttaaataaacttaagtatcaaaagtaaaagtataaataattgcaaattccttatattaaacaaaccagacagcacaattttcttgttttatttttttacggatagccaggggcacactccaacactcagatataatttataaacgaagcatttgtgtttagtgagtccatcagatccGAGAccgtagggatgttctcttgaagtgtgtgaattggaccattttcctgtcaggGATAATGTATGCAGTAAAAAGTCCATTGTTtccttcaggaatgtagtgaagtaaaagtaaaagttgtcaaatattaATAGTAAAATTAAGTACACATACTGAAAAAAACTACTTTAGTACTTTAAAATAATTTTACttaattaagtactttacaccactgctgtgTACCTTGTTACAATGGTACAATGTATCGGTGAAGTATGAAAACGTATCACTactgtgagcggaccaagtaattgggcgtcactctaaagcgggaaggtggaataaacgagtcaggagtaggtttcttgattgaacacagttgtctattgagggcatttggtcaatacaaacactccaacataattaatgaaaatcttccaaggaaaaacatacatcttcttctccagatgaaacaggaacacaataggattatctttaaactacaacaaaaagtcacgtgattgtcaccgtcttagtggttcttcctggatagctcctctctctcggtggccatcttccagagatagttttccccccctctctctgctggttccattctctctcttataggggaaggagagtatgtcattagtaccgtcagctgtgcttaattgcctctggttaccttgtctcccattccttgttgggctactatccatgagcccagcctgccctctggtggtccttccacataccTTCCCCCCAGGACCGAACCGGAGGGTCGGGCGCCAGACGCACCGTCTTGGTCGCATCGGGACAGCGCGTCTGCATTCCCGTTCCTCGATCCGGCCCTGTGGATGACATGGAAAGAGAACGGTTGTAAAGACAAAAACCATCTGGCTattctgttgttattgtttctcttAACAGCCATCCACGTGAGGGGCGCATGGTCAGTAACTAATGCAAACCTCCGACCCAGTAGGTAGTACCGGAGATAATCGAGAGCCCACTTGATGGCTAAGGCCTCTTTCTCTACGGTCGCATACCTCTGTTCCCGATCGCTGAGCTTCCTACTAATGAAGAGAATTGGCTTCTCTGCTTCACCTTTACCCTGAGCTAGTACGGCCCCGAGCCCTGTATCCGTGGCGTCGACCTGCACAATGAACTCTTGTGAGAAGTCCGGAGCCTGTAGAACGGGATCAGAACACAGGCCATCTTTTAGCAATTGAAAGGCCTCTTCCGTCTCGTCTTTCCACTCTACCTGGTTTGGCAGGTTTTTCCTGATGAGGTTTGTGAGGGGGTTGGCAATGGTTGCATATCCCGGGATAAAAAAGGCGATAATATCCTGTTATCCCTAAGAAGGCCCGAACGTCTCGCTTGGTCCGGGGTCGAGGCCAGTCACGAATTGCCCTGGTCTTCTCTGCCTGTGGGCGTATTTTCCCATTCCCCACGGGCAGCATTTATTTGGATTGGCTGTCAACCCTGTGGCTTCCAAACTCATGAGCACCGCCCGTAATCGCAGGAGGTGACTATCCCAGTCCTCGCTATGGATGACCACATCGTCTATGTACGCCGCTGCATACTCTTGATGGGGCCGTAGAATGGCATCCATGAGGCGTTGGAAAGTTGCAGCGGCACCGTGCAGTCCGAAGGGCATCCTCACATACTGGAAAAGCCCCTCTGGGGTGGCGAAGGCAGTCTTTGGGCGATCCTCCGGAGCCACCGGCACTTGCCAATATCCCTTCGTCAAATCCAGGGTAGTGATGAACTTGGCCTTTCCTAAGCGCTTCAAGAGTTCATCCACGCGGGGCATGGGATCCGCATCGAATGTAGAGATGGCATTCACGCCCCTAAAGTCGTTGCAGAGTCTCATACTACCATCGGATTTGGGGACCAGGACTATGGGACTGGACCACTCACTCGTCGAGGGCTCGATCACGCCCATCCTCAACATCTCCCTCACCTCTTTCTTAGCGATGACTCGGCGAGCCTCAGGAATCCTGTAAGGGCGGATATGCACCTTCTTGCCGGGTTCAGTGTGGATATGGTGGAACAGGACATCTGTTTGTCCTGGGAATGGAGAGAATATTCGACCGAAGTTCATAATCAGCTTGTCTAGCTGTCTTGACTGCTCCGGTAGGAGAGTTTGGCCACGGCGCACCTGTGGTAGAGCCTCCTCTTTCCCTTTGCCCTCCAGGGCCATCaaagccacctcctcctctcgtccATGGTACGTCTTCAGCAGGTTTATGTGATAGAGTTGGACCTTCTTCCTCCTGTCAGGTTGCTTGATGAGGTAATTGACCGGTGAGAC
Above is a genomic segment from Oncorhynchus clarkii lewisi isolate Uvic-CL-2024 chromosome 33, UVic_Ocla_1.0, whole genome shotgun sequence containing:
- the LOC139393212 gene encoding galactose-specific lectin nattectin-like, whose product is MTMLTIFLLLSAAFTLGDARDLNDTENQIIENLIRNLPIESEEMGAKEKGGLQTRSSSCPPGWHRYRTHCYHYVPIMAKWPEAEHYCLLLGGNLASVHSLSQYNFLRTVIQSSANGAQRTWIGANDAIKEGLWLWSDGSRFSYQNWGKGQPDNYIHVAGNDNTNGREHCMEMNYGGDFGQNDSPCWMQIPFMCSRKL